The proteins below come from a single Acaryochloris sp. CCMEE 5410 genomic window:
- a CDS encoding SUMF1/EgtB/PvdO family nonheme iron enzyme, protein MLILGNCDNGYLLTLCFQGSRDGLDTTVLRGGSWNNNPRNCRSATRNRNEPDNQNNNVGFRVVCVSASTLCTRTE, encoded by the coding sequence ATGCTGATACTTGGCAACTGCGACAACGGATATTTGCTGACCTTGTGTTTTCAAGGCAGTAGAGATGGGCTAGACACAACCGTGCTGCGGGGCGGTTCCTGGAACAACAATCCGAGGAACTGCCGCTCGGCCACGCGCAACAGGAACGAACCCGACAACCAGAACAACAATGTCGGTTTTCGTGTTGTGTGTGTGTCGGCGAGTACTCTCTGTACCAGAACCGAGTGA